A region of Streptomyces sp. NBC_01750 DNA encodes the following proteins:
- a CDS encoding nitrate- and nitrite sensing domain-containing protein, protein MQKKRPRGKGGRPSETPGIPPALANQVPQGIQPSQETSSGPAARGRTVRVRSRLVAGVAAVSLVVIAAGTPGILATSAELTESQHLVTLAGLNRQAVTLAHSLADERDEVTAYIAAGREDQKGDKKDRREISGSRSARVDRQIDEIRGGVPGDHAELRRDLASVPSVRRSALTGKGTAMEAYRAYSAVIANLQALSDELAEKTPPRAADHTRAPAALGLAVEQASATRGLLLAALSVPRQRSTQSIDPVTGLPLQDESQDDGADDRTRNALSAAAQQSRVRELAALAEFDQAAGKDARDKLAATVTGPEVKTAEIYLARLTDQPELSNGDRKSNREKFESSLTARIERMRGVESSLASGRTESFAQLRDDDVTALELRIALLGGLLIVAVGVSAAVARTLTRPLAVLRIGAARLAAAPEVEEQVRFTGRNDEFAQVVRSLNILHGKLRDLGLRAERLDSDRGDLIGTRDALAAELAAGRAELQERTARITADLERLRHTIHHTFVNLSLRTLGLVDRQLGVIEKLEEREQDPERLATLFKLDHMATVMRRHSENLLVLAGAEHGHGHSGPVPLVDVLRAAVSEIERYERVVIQSLPPHAQVAGFAADDLSHLLAELLENAASFSPPDAQVELSGWLLESGEVMLSVQDTGIGMTSGRLAELNARLEDPEAYETHEGRDGEGLGLRVAALLAARHGVRVQLREQKQGGITSVVVLPQALLPAGPPAAASHTVTVAGSAPTQHLPGSVAEANSNALPGSTRRIDPLVLAAEQAIREAEPDTHERTADGDPETTGTGVDEETFSMRLPEPEPEAQAALAPDHEPEPEPEARTYPAPEPGPAAYPQAAPEPAAGPEPGTQPATEPGTLQEPEAEKPAAGRTWERVTDKGLPKRTPKVVKPATGAPTERTGSVDAEALRRRLGGFHQGAKDGRRDVEAEIAEQTAADTRTTTEEAGDTVEEARS, encoded by the coding sequence GTGCAGAAGAAGCGGCCTCGGGGCAAAGGCGGCAGGCCCTCCGAAACCCCGGGAATCCCCCCGGCCCTGGCCAACCAGGTCCCTCAAGGCATCCAGCCTTCGCAGGAGACCTCGTCCGGCCCCGCCGCGCGCGGACGCACCGTGCGCGTACGCAGCCGGCTCGTCGCCGGAGTCGCCGCCGTCAGCCTTGTCGTCATCGCCGCGGGCACCCCCGGCATCCTCGCCACTTCCGCGGAACTGACCGAGTCGCAGCACCTGGTCACCCTCGCCGGGCTGAACCGCCAGGCCGTCACCCTCGCCCACTCACTCGCCGACGAGCGCGACGAGGTCACCGCGTACATCGCGGCGGGTCGCGAGGACCAGAAGGGCGACAAGAAGGACCGGCGCGAGATCTCCGGCAGCCGCAGCGCCCGCGTCGACCGGCAGATCGACGAGATCCGCGGCGGCGTTCCCGGCGACCACGCCGAGCTGCGCCGCGACCTCGCATCCGTCCCCTCCGTCCGCCGCAGCGCCCTCACCGGCAAGGGCACGGCGATGGAGGCCTACCGCGCGTACTCCGCCGTCATTGCGAACCTCCAGGCTCTCTCCGACGAGCTCGCCGAGAAGACGCCGCCGCGCGCCGCCGACCACACCCGCGCGCCCGCCGCCCTCGGCCTCGCCGTCGAGCAGGCATCCGCCACCCGCGGGCTGCTGCTCGCCGCACTCTCCGTGCCCCGGCAGCGGAGCACCCAGAGCATCGACCCGGTCACCGGCCTGCCCCTCCAGGACGAGAGCCAGGACGACGGGGCCGACGACCGTACGCGCAACGCACTCAGCGCCGCCGCCCAGCAGTCCCGGGTGCGGGAACTCGCCGCGCTCGCCGAATTCGACCAGGCCGCAGGCAAGGACGCCCGCGACAAGCTCGCAGCCACCGTCACCGGACCCGAGGTCAAGACGGCCGAGATCTATCTCGCCCGTCTCACCGACCAGCCCGAGCTCTCGAACGGGGACCGCAAGTCCAACCGCGAGAAGTTCGAGTCCTCGCTCACCGCCCGTATCGAGCGGATGCGGGGCGTCGAGTCCTCCCTCGCCTCCGGCCGGACCGAGAGCTTCGCGCAGCTGCGCGACGACGATGTCACTGCGCTGGAGCTGCGGATCGCGCTGCTCGGCGGACTCCTGATCGTCGCCGTCGGAGTGTCCGCCGCCGTCGCCCGTACACTCACCCGTCCGCTCGCCGTCCTGCGGATCGGCGCGGCCCGGCTCGCGGCCGCCCCCGAGGTGGAGGAGCAGGTCCGCTTCACCGGCCGCAATGACGAGTTCGCGCAGGTCGTGCGGTCACTCAACATCCTGCACGGCAAGCTGCGGGACCTCGGCCTACGGGCTGAGCGGCTGGACAGCGACCGCGGTGACCTGATCGGCACCCGCGACGCGCTCGCCGCCGAACTGGCCGCCGGACGCGCCGAGCTCCAGGAGCGCACTGCCCGGATCACCGCTGATCTCGAACGGCTGCGTCACACGATCCATCACACCTTCGTCAACCTCTCGTTGCGCACGCTCGGTCTCGTCGACCGGCAGCTCGGCGTCATCGAGAAGCTGGAGGAGCGCGAGCAGGACCCGGAGCGGCTCGCCACCCTCTTCAAGCTCGACCACATGGCCACCGTCATGCGCCGCCACAGCGAGAACCTGCTGGTCCTCGCCGGCGCGGAGCACGGGCACGGGCACTCGGGGCCCGTCCCGCTGGTCGATGTGCTGCGGGCCGCCGTCAGCGAGATCGAGCGGTACGAGCGGGTCGTCATCCAGTCCCTGCCGCCGCACGCCCAGGTCGCCGGGTTCGCCGCGGACGACCTCAGCCATCTGCTCGCCGAACTCCTCGAGAACGCCGCCTCCTTCTCGCCGCCGGATGCCCAGGTCGAGTTGTCGGGCTGGCTGCTGGAGAGCGGCGAAGTGATGCTCTCCGTGCAGGACACCGGCATAGGGATGACCAGCGGGCGCCTCGCCGAGCTGAACGCGCGGCTGGAGGACCCCGAGGCGTACGAGACGCATGAGGGCCGCGACGGCGAGGGCCTCGGACTGCGGGTGGCGGCGCTGCTGGCCGCCCGCCACGGCGTACGGGTCCAGCTGCGCGAGCAGAAGCAGGGCGGGATCACCTCGGTCGTCGTGCTGCCGCAGGCCCTGCTTCCGGCCGGCCCGCCGGCCGCCGCGTCGCACACCGTGACGGTGGCGGGCTCGGCGCCCACGCAGCATCTGCCCGGATCGGTGGCGGAGGCCAACTCCAACGCGCTGCCCGGCAGTACGCGCCGGATCGACCCCTTGGTGCTGGCGGCCGAGCAGGCGATCCGCGAGGCGGAGCCGGACACGCACGAGCGGACGGCGGACGGCGACCCGGAGACCACCGGCACCGGGGTCGACGAGGAGACGTTCTCGATGCGGCTGCCGGAGCCGGAGCCGGAGGCCCAAGCGGCCCTGGCCCCCGACCACGAGCCGGAGCCGGAGCCGGAGGCCCGGACGTACCCGGCCCCCGAGCCCGGGCCGGCGGCGTACCCGCAGGCCGCCCCCGAGCCGGCGGCCGGTCCCGAGCCCGGCACGCAGCCCGCCACGGAGCCCGGAACCTTGCAGGAACCCGAGGCCGAAAAGCCGGCGGCCGGTCGCACATGGGAGCGCGTCACCGACAAGGGCCTGCCCAAGCGCACCCCCAAGGTCGTCAAGCCCGCCACCGGCGCGCCCACCGAGCGCACCGGCAGCGTCGACGCCGAAGCCCTGCGGCGCCGCCTCGGCGGCTTTCACCAGGGCGCGAAGGACGGCCGCCGCGACGTCGAGGCGGAGATCGCGGAACAGACCGCGGCAGATACACGGACAACAACAGAAGAAGCGGGGGACACAGTCGAGGAGGCACGCAGTTGA
- a CDS encoding M4 family metallopeptidase codes for MTTFTAYQHVGGVRTVRRLSSRTQRPGITRGTGLAALLGAAGLLLTAIPAQAVTPPTAAPPGDVLPGAETATPSLVDGIREAADAKASPADAARGHLAAKESRYKIAEARRDLTPLQTVKHGAEETVRLQQKHHGIPVFGGQYVVRMESKGGKRVVTGTSGKYFTGLKTGTTASVSEDTAVRRAVSATAARLGGKTLSKADAVHRKGAKSAKAAALSGTAGGLVVIPRGEGVLAYHVTVRGTNPSTGEPVLQQVYIDAHAGFPVLQFSGIKTLTAPNAAASVTAPKAAPKAGAPAADDPAAGVKGTGVKLDGAKVGLDVRLDTAANQYVMIDSSRMTATTKNTLTTWDARGRDVSEVSGVWPGGLKEFADPAKDFGKGATEAGAVDAHWAAGQVYDYYLKNHARDSLDGRGMTINSLVGVTEFGSPYVNAFWDGQKMVYGSGDDEYKPLSADLDVVGHEMTHGVVENTANLVYAGQSGAMNEALADYFGNAIDTAASGSSMDDPDSGLIGEDLCRTTKPRACAFRNLNDGASTSKNFLGVAFGTDNGGVHLNSTIFSGALWDLRQDVGGELADRIVYKALSEYMTPLDGFTDGRNAVLAAAKDLGITTQQLNVVKRSFNAHGIVPGWEDALGVDSDQLLGKVNTAGTGAQAGGDWWTVSQSNDEGSEPYSVYAGRIDGKGAPKLMSPNDGRYHVYPATDGKTVVWAAYGATSLDILSRPIAGGPIKKLYTSTSDISGLRVENGVVVFETLGFFERHVQYLRPGDRQPTTVDGGGFEILTALPSIKNGKLAYAKLYPTSAGYKLGVEVYDLKTAKATLTEQLGEPEVLGQTGINSSYVFSLVDENLADEGQMSVRRSDLDGTGTVDISPERKPGALISSDLTSSEEAVTVNGALPGTALRNESLPKLWQLTTNGSRRERVSCNRGEQVSPAAVSGRQVVWIDGTTGWTDLVTRDRPAGLCG; via the coding sequence ATGACCACCTTTACGGCTTACCAGCACGTGGGAGGGGTACGTACTGTGCGCAGGCTCAGTTCACGCACGCAGAGACCGGGCATTACCAGGGGGACCGGTCTCGCCGCACTGCTCGGAGCGGCAGGATTGCTGCTCACCGCGATACCGGCCCAGGCGGTAACCCCGCCGACCGCCGCACCGCCCGGCGACGTTCTTCCGGGCGCGGAAACCGCCACCCCGTCGCTCGTCGACGGCATCCGGGAGGCGGCGGACGCCAAGGCGAGCCCGGCCGACGCGGCCCGCGGCCATCTCGCCGCCAAGGAGAGCCGCTACAAGATCGCCGAGGCCCGCCGCGATCTCACGCCGCTGCAGACCGTCAAGCACGGCGCGGAAGAGACCGTACGGCTTCAGCAGAAGCACCACGGCATCCCGGTGTTCGGCGGCCAGTACGTCGTCCGGATGGAGTCCAAGGGCGGCAAGCGCGTCGTCACCGGCACCTCCGGCAAGTACTTCACCGGCCTGAAGACCGGCACCACGGCGAGTGTCAGCGAGGACACGGCGGTACGCCGCGCGGTCTCCGCCACCGCCGCCCGCCTGGGCGGCAAGACGCTGAGCAAGGCCGACGCCGTACACCGCAAGGGGGCCAAGTCCGCGAAGGCGGCCGCGCTCAGCGGCACCGCGGGCGGCCTCGTGGTGATCCCGCGCGGCGAAGGTGTGCTCGCGTACCACGTCACCGTACGCGGCACGAACCCCTCCACCGGCGAACCGGTGCTGCAGCAGGTCTACATCGATGCCCATGCCGGCTTCCCGGTGCTCCAGTTCAGCGGCATCAAGACCCTCACCGCGCCGAACGCGGCGGCCTCCGTCACGGCCCCGAAGGCCGCCCCGAAGGCCGGAGCGCCGGCCGCGGACGACCCGGCCGCAGGCGTCAAGGGCACCGGCGTCAAGCTGGACGGCGCGAAGGTGGGACTCGACGTCCGCCTCGACACCGCCGCCAACCAGTACGTGATGATCGACTCCTCGCGGATGACGGCCACCACCAAGAACACCCTCACCACCTGGGACGCGCGCGGCCGCGACGTCTCCGAGGTGTCCGGCGTCTGGCCCGGCGGCCTGAAGGAATTCGCCGACCCGGCCAAGGACTTCGGCAAGGGGGCCACCGAGGCGGGCGCGGTCGACGCGCACTGGGCGGCCGGCCAGGTCTACGACTACTACCTGAAGAACCACGCCCGCGACAGCCTCGACGGCCGTGGCATGACGATCAACTCCCTGGTCGGGGTGACCGAGTTCGGCTCGCCGTACGTCAACGCCTTCTGGGACGGCCAGAAGATGGTCTACGGCAGCGGTGACGACGAGTACAAGCCGCTCTCCGCCGACCTCGACGTGGTGGGCCACGAGATGACCCACGGTGTCGTCGAGAACACCGCCAACCTCGTCTACGCCGGACAGTCCGGAGCGATGAACGAGGCGCTCGCCGACTACTTCGGCAACGCCATCGACACCGCCGCTTCCGGCAGCTCCATGGACGACCCGGACTCCGGCCTGATCGGCGAGGACCTCTGCCGTACGACGAAGCCGCGTGCCTGCGCCTTCCGCAACCTCAACGACGGCGCGAGCACCTCGAAGAACTTCCTCGGCGTCGCCTTCGGCACCGACAACGGTGGCGTGCACCTCAACTCCACCATCTTCTCCGGCGCGCTGTGGGACCTGCGCCAGGACGTGGGCGGGGAGCTCGCCGACCGGATCGTCTACAAGGCGCTGTCCGAGTACATGACGCCGCTCGACGGCTTCACCGACGGCCGCAACGCCGTGCTCGCCGCGGCCAAGGACCTCGGCATCACCACGCAGCAGCTCAATGTGGTGAAGCGCTCCTTCAACGCCCATGGCATCGTGCCGGGCTGGGAGGACGCGCTCGGTGTCGACTCCGACCAGCTGCTCGGCAAGGTCAACACCGCCGGCACCGGAGCCCAGGCAGGCGGCGACTGGTGGACCGTCTCACAGTCGAACGACGAGGGCTCGGAGCCGTACTCCGTCTATGCCGGCCGCATCGACGGCAAGGGCGCCCCGAAGCTGATGAGCCCCAACGACGGCCGCTACCACGTCTATCCGGCGACCGACGGAAAGACTGTCGTCTGGGCGGCGTACGGCGCGACCAGCCTCGACATCCTCTCCCGCCCGATCGCGGGCGGCCCGATCAAGAAGCTGTACACCTCGACCAGCGACATCAGCGGTCTGCGGGTCGAGAACGGCGTGGTCGTCTTCGAGACACTCGGGTTCTTCGAGCGGCATGTCCAGTATCTGCGCCCCGGTGACCGTCAGCCCACCACCGTGGACGGCGGCGGCTTCGAGATACTCACCGCCCTTCCCTCGATCAAGAACGGGAAGCTCGCTTACGCCAAGCTCTATCCGACCAGCGCGGGGTACAAGCTCGGCGTCGAGGTCTACGACCTGAAGACCGCCAAGGCCACGCTCACCGAGCAGCTCGGTGAGCCGGAGGTACTCGGCCAGACCGGTATCAACTCGTCGTACGTCTTCTCGCTGGTGGACGAGAACCTTGCCGACGAGGGCCAGATGTCGGTCCGCCGCTCGGACCTGGACGGCACCGGCACGGTGGACATCAGCCCGGAGCGCAAGCCGGGCGCGCTGATCTCCTCCGATCTCACGTCCTCCGAGGAGGCGGTCACCGTGAACGGCGCGCTGCCCGGCACGGCGCTCCGCAACGAGTCCCTGCCGAAGCTGTGGCAGCTGACCACGAACGGCTCGCGCCGGGAGCGGGTCTCCTGCAACCGCGGCGAGCAGGTCTCGCCGGCCGCGGTCTCCGGCCGGCAGGTGGTCTGGATCGACGGCACGACGGGCTGGACCGACCTGGTCACCCGCGACCGGCCGGCGGGCCTGTGCGGCTGA
- a CDS encoding MarR family winged helix-turn-helix transcriptional regulator translates to MHESGTGSEADPTGDSGADHVFLALERELAVFLRRARASSGEMAREVHPELEPAAYGLFVRLEEVGQQRATELAGYFGVGKATMSRQLRALEELGLVAREPDPADGRASLVRLTDEGLARFRRVRDARRDSYVSKLAGWDRGEIAELARLLHQLNARAEG, encoded by the coding sequence GTGCACGAAAGCGGTACGGGGAGCGAAGCGGACCCCACGGGTGATAGTGGTGCGGACCACGTATTCCTCGCACTGGAACGGGAGTTGGCCGTCTTTCTGCGCCGGGCCCGGGCGTCCTCGGGCGAGATGGCGCGCGAGGTCCACCCTGAGCTGGAGCCCGCCGCGTACGGCCTGTTCGTACGTCTGGAAGAGGTCGGGCAGCAGCGCGCCACCGAGCTCGCCGGCTACTTCGGCGTCGGCAAGGCGACCATGAGCCGCCAGCTGCGCGCCCTCGAGGAGCTCGGTCTGGTGGCCCGCGAACCCGATCCGGCCGACGGGCGGGCTTCACTCGTGCGGCTCACCGACGAGGGCCTGGCCCGCTTCCGCCGGGTGCGTGACGCGCGCCGCGACAGCTATGTGAGCAAACTGGCCGGCTGGGACCGCGGCGAGATCGCGGAGCTGGCCCGGCTGCTGCACCAGTTGAACGCGCGGGCGGAGGGCTGA
- a CDS encoding pentapeptide repeat-containing protein, with the protein MDTVPGQSEDRALQADCESCFGLCCAALPFVASADFAINKDAGTPCPNLRTDFRCGIHTRLRQSGFSGCTVYDCFGAGQKVSQVTFGGKDWRQAPETAQEMFAVFPVVRQLHELLRYLTEALTLRPARSLHGEIRRLLDETGRLTELGPDALGKLDVAAHRQDVNVLLLRTSELVRAGAGQAGRRKKDRRGADLMGARLRGADLRGASLRGAYLIAADLTGADLRLADLIGADLRDADLSGADLTGCIFLTQPQLNAARGDAATRLPPALTRPAHWPRLAGREAGRGSAPGER; encoded by the coding sequence ATGGACACCGTGCCCGGACAGAGTGAGGACCGCGCCCTGCAGGCCGACTGCGAGAGCTGCTTCGGGCTGTGCTGTGCCGCGCTGCCGTTCGTCGCGTCGGCCGACTTCGCGATCAACAAGGACGCCGGAACGCCGTGCCCCAATCTGCGGACGGACTTCCGCTGCGGCATCCACACCCGGTTGCGGCAGAGCGGTTTCTCCGGCTGCACCGTGTACGACTGTTTCGGTGCGGGACAGAAGGTCTCCCAGGTCACTTTCGGCGGCAAGGACTGGCGGCAGGCACCGGAGACCGCACAGGAGATGTTCGCGGTGTTCCCGGTCGTACGGCAGCTCCATGAACTGCTCCGGTATCTGACCGAGGCCCTGACGCTGCGGCCGGCCCGCTCGCTGCACGGCGAGATCCGCCGGCTGCTCGACGAGACCGGACGTCTCACCGAGCTCGGTCCGGATGCCCTCGGGAAGCTGGATGTGGCGGCGCACCGGCAGGACGTCAATGTGCTGCTGCTCCGCACGAGCGAACTGGTCCGGGCCGGGGCTGGGCAGGCCGGACGCAGGAAGAAGGACCGCAGGGGCGCCGACCTGATGGGAGCGAGGCTGCGGGGCGCGGACCTCAGGGGCGCCAGTCTGCGGGGCGCGTACCTCATCGCCGCCGACCTCACGGGTGCCGACCTGCGACTGGCCGATCTCATCGGGGCCGACCTCAGGGACGCCGATCTGTCGGGCGCCGATCTGACCGGCTGCATCTTCCTCACCCAGCCGCAGCTCAACGCGGCCAGGGGCGACGCCGCCACCCGGCTGCCGCCCGCGCTGACCCGCCCCGCGCACTGGCCGCGGCTGGCGGGGCGCGAGGCGGGTCGGGGCTCTGCGCCTGGCGAGCGCTGA
- a CDS encoding lysozyme produces MPVHRSGTTGRSRLATAAGTLLSVLSLLITYPGAAGASDTPPRGSAYLGMGVIAHDGLGGTPRANRAALAEGVDVSSHQGNVDWTALWSSGVKWAYVKATEGTYYKNPYYAQQYGGSHNIGMIRGAYHFATPDTTTGTAQADFFVNNGGGWTSGGKTLPGVLDIEWNPYGDDCFDKTQSGMVTWIRDFLNRYKARTGRNAVIYTATSWWIQCTGNHSGFGKTNPLWIPSYDTTPGTLPAGWIYHTMWQYTSSGPLVGDRDRFNGAYDRVVALAKG; encoded by the coding sequence ATGCCCGTGCACAGATCTGGAACGACCGGCCGCTCACGCCTCGCGACAGCCGCCGGCACTCTCCTCTCAGTCCTCTCCCTCCTCATCACGTACCCCGGAGCGGCCGGCGCCTCGGACACTCCCCCGCGCGGATCGGCCTACCTGGGTATGGGCGTCATCGCCCACGACGGCCTGGGCGGCACCCCGCGAGCCAACCGCGCCGCCCTGGCCGAAGGCGTGGACGTCTCAAGCCATCAGGGCAACGTCGACTGGACGGCCCTGTGGAGCAGCGGTGTGAAGTGGGCCTACGTCAAGGCCACCGAAGGCACCTATTACAAGAACCCGTACTACGCGCAGCAGTACGGCGGCTCGCACAACATCGGCATGATCCGCGGCGCGTACCACTTCGCCACCCCCGACACCACGACCGGCACCGCACAGGCCGACTTCTTCGTGAACAACGGCGGCGGCTGGACCAGCGGCGGCAAGACCCTCCCGGGCGTGCTGGACATCGAATGGAATCCGTACGGCGACGACTGCTTCGACAAGACCCAGTCCGGGATGGTCACCTGGATCCGTGACTTCCTGAACCGCTACAAGGCGCGCACCGGGCGCAACGCGGTCATCTACACCGCCACCAGCTGGTGGATCCAGTGCACCGGCAACCACAGCGGCTTCGGTAAGACCAACCCGCTGTGGATCCCGAGCTACGACACCACACCGGGCACTCTCCCGGCGGGCTGGATCTACCACACGATGTGGCAGTACACCTCGTCAGGACCGCTCGTCGGCGACCGCGACAGGTTCAACGGCGCGTACGACCGCGTCGTGGCGCTCGCCAAGGGCTGA